GCAATTTCTCTTCCCAAAGCATAATCATTAGCTTTCTCAGCTATAGCCGCAACTTCCTCTGGAGTCATTCCTGTAAATGAATATAAAACCCAAGGATAACTTATATCAGCACTAAAAGTAGCTCCTATAGCTTCATATAAATATGCATACTTAGCTTGAAAATCTTTAAACTGATCAGTATTTCTAATATCATCTAATGACATCTTCTTACCATTTATATAATTATCATATAGAAATTTATAATCAGAATCTAAATCTGCTCCTATCTTATCAATATTTACAGGCTCACCATTTTTATTATTATAATCAGCAGAAAAATTATCTTTTGGAATATTTTTTCTAATTAAAACTGAAAATTCCTCTGGTGTAGCTTTAAATTCTAAATTATTTATCATATATCTAAACATAGATTCCTGTGTATCATTAAATATACAAGTCTGATCCCAATCGAAAACAGCATAAGGTTTTTTATTACTGTCATAATTTGAACTTTTTATACCATTATCATCAATTAGTTTTTGAAGTCTCGCTCTTGTATCTGGCGCCCATTTATTTTCAGATAATGATGTACTATCAGTTTTTACTGCATTATTATTATTATTATTATTATTATTATTATTACAGCTTATAGAAAATATTAAAACACATAAAGCTATAAATAAATAAATTCTACTCTTCATATTAAAGGTACTCCATTATTAAGATTCTTTTTCATCTTTTGTCAAAGCAATATTACTTATTAATATAGCAACTATAATTGCAGTAATACCTCCAACAAGTTTAGCAACTATCATAGGGAAAATCATATTACGGTACATTCCTTCAGCGTATCCAGCAGTAAATCCTAAGTGGTCTCCAAAAGTAAAAGCAGCACTAACAGCAAAAGCTACGTTGATTATTTTACCTTTATTATTCATGTCTTTCATAATTTGGAACATAGGAATATTATTAGCTAAAGTAGCAACAAGTCCAGCTGCACCTATATCATTCATTCCTAATTTTTTACCTATAGCTTCTAATGGTTTCTTAGCAACTTTTGTAAACACATATACCAAAGGAAAAGCACCAGCTAATACTATAGCTATAGCACCTATAGTAGCAATACCATCAGATATAGGAGCCATAGTAACTTCTTTTCCATCCATAGTAAATTTAATTATTTGAACGCCAACTAAAGACTCAACAATAGCTATAGCCAAAGCTATTGTAATAACAGCAACCAAAATTTTAGAGAAAATATTAAATGCTTTTATTAAAATATCTCTTATGAAGATTAATCCTAATACTAACAATATAGCAAATATAACTATAGGTATAAGATTCTTAATAATGAAAATTAAACTATATCCAGCAACTATACCGCCAAAAAAAGCACCTATTGGTATAGTAATAATACCTGCCATAACACCTAAAGCTAAATATTTATGATCTGATTTGTCTATTATACCTAAAGCTACTGGTATAGAAAATACGATAGTAGGTCCCATCATAGCACCAACTATAAATGCTGCAAACTGTCCTGCATTAGCATCTTGAGCTAATTCCAAAGCAAGAGGCGCTCCGCCCATATCATTAGCAAGAATAGTTGTAGCAAACATTGCAGGGTCTGCACCTAAAGCAGTATAAATAGGAACTATTATAGGACGAAGCAAAGCAGCTAATACAGGTGCTAAAGATATAACACCAACCATAGCTAATGCTAAAGATCCTAATGCATTAAACCCCTCTTCAAACTGAGCTCCCAAACCAAATTTGTTACCAAGTACTCTGTCTATAGCACCCAATACCATAAATACAACCATAATATAAACTATGATTTCATTAATACTCATATAAACTCCTTGTTTAATTTATTTTTATTTAAGGTATAATATTCCATATATCATTATGCGGATTAGCAATTATAGTGTATCTATATTTATGTTTTAATTTCTCTATAGAACACTTAGCACTATTTATAGCTTCTTTAACATTAGAAATATCTCCTGCTATTATAATAACAACAATACCTGCTCCTATTAATTCTTTATCTATTACTTCTACATCAGCTGTTTTCAAAAGAGTATCTAAAGCATTAATTGTAGCAACATATCCTGTAGTTTCAATTATTCCTACAGATAAATTTAAGTTTTCCATTAAAGCAATTACTTAATCCTATTTAACACTTCTATTATTACATTTTTTATAACTTTTTCATCTGTTATATTAAACTTATTTATTAAAATTTTTGTTATACTCTTTATTATATCATCATCATTATAAACATTATTGGAAACATTATCTTTGCTGCAACATGATGTAATATCATTTTTATAAACGATGCTAATACCGTTAGCCCTCATTACATCCATAGCACTTGATGTAAATATTACATTAGAATCTACTTCTACAACTCCTGATTTATTTTTTATAAATTCAGAAATGTTTTGAGTACTATAAAGTATTTTACCTTTAGACATAATATATGGCTCCTAAATTATAAAATAGAATTATACAAATCATCTATAGGAGAAGGTATAACAGAAAAATTAACCACAAGTCCATTTTTTTCAGCTTTTCTAATTCCTGCCCTAACCGCTTCTTCCACCGCACTAACTTCCCCTGTAAATGTAACGTAAGACTTTCCTCCTATAGCGAAACCCAATCTAACGTTCACAAGTGATATATCACTAGCTTTAACAGCATCATCAGCACCTTCTACTGCTGAAGCTATAGAAAAATACTCTATAACTCCTATAGCAGCTCGAGGAAAATCTCCAACTGTTCCGTTAATAGCCTGTATTACGCTATCGTGTATATTAGCTATTACAAAAGAATTAATTACAGAAGGTCCTCCCATTTCTATTCCCACATTCTTTGACTCTTCTACAGCACCTACTTCTCCACTAAATATCACAATATATTTTCCAGGACATATAGAATGTGCTCTTAATATATTAACATTAGCTGTCTTTCCTATATAATCTGTAACTAATATACCTTTAGCTATACTGTTCAATTCTAACATTCCTATAGACTTCATTTAATATTCTCCCCATTTATAACTATTTTTTCACTATCAACAGTTTCTACAATACCATCTATGCTTGAATGAATATTTGCACCAACCTTATCCATTGGTACTGTAGCTATAAGCTGTCCTTTAGTAACAGAATCACCAACATTTACAGTTGGAGATGCTGGCATTCCTATATGTTGACTTAATCCTATAGATACTTTAGGAAAATTTATTTCTATTGGATTGTCTATATCTACATCAACATGATAATATTTATCCAAACATAATAAACTTACCAATCTATCTGTTGAAACTCTTCTATAATTTATAGCAGGATTTACTCCACTATTTTTGAAATTCCTATCAGGTTTTATATTAGCTTTTCTCAAAAGAGATTTAACATATATATTCATATTAGATGGGTTTATTCCCATAGGGCATGAATAAAGTTCACATATTCCGCATTCACAACAGAAATGTGCTTCCTTTAACACATCTAAAGTATTTTCATTATTATTCTCTATATTATCCAAATCAGCAAAAGCAACAGAACGCATAACTAAATGCGGATTTATTTTATGACCCAATAAATTTCTTGGACATAATTCAGAACAAAAAGAACATTGTATACAAGAACACTTTGCTAAAGCTTTCATTTTTGCATAGTTTATATTCTTCTTTTTTACTAAATAATGGTCTTCATCAATAACTATTAATGCACCAGTAGTTTTCTTAACAAAAAGTTCTTTCGTTTTTTCTATAGGGTAATATTTTCCCATCATAGGACCGCCAACTATTACATATTTATTACTATCTGATACACCAACTTTATATAAAATATCTCTTAAATTTGCCCCTATAGGAACATTTATAATACAAGGGTTATTAACTTCACCTAAAATAGATATATATTTTGAAGTAACAGGAATATCATTCAAACTATCATAAATATTACATAATGTAGCAACATTAAATACTACACAACCAACTTCTAAAGGTATTCCTCCAGCTTTAATTACTCTATTAGTAATATTATATACCAAAGTTTGTTCATCGCCTAAAGGATAGAAACTATCAAAAGTTCTTATTTCTATAGGAGCATTTTCTTCTTTAATAACTTTATTTAAAGCTTCTATTTGCTTTATATATTTTTTCTTTGTTCCTATAATTATATATTTAGCAGATATTTCTTTTCCTATTATAGACAATGCTTTCACTATCTTTTCTGCATATTTCAACATTAAAAACTGATCTGTCTTTAATAGAGGCTCACACTCAGCCGCATTAGCTATTAAATATTCTACTTTTTCAGGCAATTTTATATGTGATGGGAAACCTGCTCCACCAGCTCCAACAATACCAGCATTATATATTTTTTCTTTTAAACTCATAGATAACCCTTCATTCATTTATATTATTTATTGTAAATCTACCTGATCTACAATACCTACTATAACTGCATCTATAGGAAGCATATCTTTATCACCCTGTGCTTTTCTCGCTCCGCTGCCAGAAGTAATAATAACTACGTCTCCAATACCTGCACCTATATAATCGCAAGCTATAACAATACCCAACTCTTTTTGAGTATCCGGCTCAAAAACTCTAGTAATTAAAAGTTTATTTCCAGACAAACTTTCTTCTTTTTTAGTAGCCCATACACTTCCTATTACTTTTGCTAATACCATTTAATAATTCCTTTTATTTATATAAAATATTTATTTTCTTTTCTTTAATATAGTCAATAACAAGAGGAGTGATAATTGCCTTATTACTAACTATAATATTAGAACAATTATTAATAACA
This window of the Brachyspira pilosicoli genome carries:
- a CDS encoding haloacid dehalogenase-like hydrolase — its product is MKSRIYLFIALCVLIFSISCNNNNNNNNNNNAVKTDSTSLSENKWAPDTRARLQKLIDDNGIKSSNYDSNKKPYAVFDWDQTCIFNDTQESMFRYMINNLEFKATPEEFSVLIRKNIPKDNFSADYNNKNGEPVNIDKIGADLDSDYKFLYDNYINGKKMSLDDIRNTDQFKDFQAKYAYLYEAIGATFSADISYPWVLYSFTGMTPEEVAAIAEKANDYALGREIATYTLTSPETMPGQAGIISLDGYKDGLRVEPEMADLINVLMANGIDVYICSASHQNVVEVFASLPKYTYNIPKENVIAMRTKVVNGKLTSEYEDNWPQTQQQGKTEAIKRALVSKYGYGPVFVAGDSQGDYYMATDFPETQLTLIINRLRTDDFAKLSLMAVEQKGKLDSRYVMQGRDENKGEFRVEESTIKMGTQEPKLLNDNLKK
- a CDS encoding ethanolamine utilization protein EutH; amino-acid sequence: MSINEIIVYIMVVFMVLGAIDRVLGNKFGLGAQFEEGFNALGSLALAMVGVISLAPVLAALLRPIIVPIYTALGADPAMFATTILANDMGGAPLALELAQDANAGQFAAFIVGAMMGPTIVFSIPVALGIIDKSDHKYLALGVMAGIITIPIGAFFGGIVAGYSLIFIIKNLIPIVIFAILLVLGLIFIRDILIKAFNIFSKILVAVITIALAIAIVESLVGVQIIKFTMDGKEVTMAPISDGIATIGAIAIVLAGAFPLVYVFTKVAKKPLEAIGKKLGMNDIGAAGLVATLANNIPMFQIMKDMNNKGKIINVAFAVSAAFTFGDHLGFTAGYAEGMYRNMIFPMIVAKLVGGITAIIVAILISNIALTKDEKES
- a CDS encoding BMC domain-containing protein encodes the protein MENLNLSVGIIETTGYVATINALDTLLKTADVEVIDKELIGAGIVVIIIAGDISNVKEAINSAKCSIEKLKHKYRYTIIANPHNDIWNIIP
- a CDS encoding BMC domain-containing protein, which translates into the protein MKSIGMLELNSIAKGILVTDYIGKTANVNILRAHSICPGKYIVIFSGEVGAVEESKNVGIEMGGPSVINSFVIANIHDSVIQAINGTVGDFPRAAIGVIEYFSIASAVEGADDAVKASDISLVNVRLGFAIGGKSYVTFTGEVSAVEEAVRAGIRKAEKNGLVVNFSVIPSPIDDLYNSIL
- a CDS encoding 4Fe-4S dicluster domain-containing protein; the protein is MSLKEKIYNAGIVGAGGAGFPSHIKLPEKVEYLIANAAECEPLLKTDQFLMLKYAEKIVKALSIIGKEISAKYIIIGTKKKYIKQIEALNKVIKEENAPIEIRTFDSFYPLGDEQTLVYNITNRVIKAGGIPLEVGCVVFNVATLCNIYDSLNDIPVTSKYISILGEVNNPCIINVPIGANLRDILYKVGVSDSNKYVIVGGPMMGKYYPIEKTKELFVKKTTGALIVIDEDHYLVKKKNINYAKMKALAKCSCIQCSFCSELCPRNLLGHKINPHLVMRSVAFADLDNIENNNENTLDVLKEAHFCCECGICELYSCPMGINPSNMNIYVKSLLRKANIKPDRNFKNSGVNPAINYRRVSTDRLVSLLCLDKYYHVDVDIDNPIEINFPKVSIGLSQHIGMPASPTVNVGDSVTKGQLIATVPMDKVGANIHSSIDGIVETVDSEKIVINGENIK
- a CDS encoding EutN/CcmL family microcompartment protein, which codes for MVLAKVIGSVWATKKEESLSGNKLLITRVFEPDTQKELGIVIACDYIGAGIGDVVIITSGSGARKAQGDKDMLPIDAVIVGIVDQVDLQ